The Bombus huntii isolate Logan2020A chromosome 11, iyBomHunt1.1, whole genome shotgun sequence genome includes a window with the following:
- the LOC126871002 gene encoding uncharacterized protein LOC126871002, with protein MSFWSRRRFHITPLQAFAALFLMIMLFWYSLSRQETPQQPCSVPEEFTEKLHELTYRVHLVLAKLSIVHFLCFGGLWGQVRIGRALPWARKVELCLVDTLRDDVLITKAFRQAALSATYLHAAGVYRIQEHGVGEDAPKVEVVVFEKDAVTRMVRRVGWTRRVLPPDCEFSPSLQCFPPRLIIPPLPAKLFGSRLIPVPRGGIELQKYHYPNDWWLEVKPTDCTELQETNA; from the exons ATGAGCTTTTGGTCCCGCAGACGATTTCATATCACTCCGCTACAAGCGTTCGCGGCGCTGTTTCTCATGATCATGCTGTTTTGGTACAGCCTCAGTCGGCAAGAGACACCTCAACAACCGTGCAGCGTGCCCGAGGAATTCACGGAGAAACTACACGAACTTACCTACAG GGTCCACTTAGTGCTAGCGAAACTGAGCATCGTGCACTTTCTGTGCTTCGGAGGACTCTGGGGTCAAGTTCGAATCGGTCGTGCCTTGCCATGGGCACGTAAGGTCGAGCTTTGCCTGGTCGACACTCTCAGAGACGATGTCCTAATCACGAAAGCATTCCGTCAAGCTGCTTTGAGCGCTACATACCTGCACGCGGCCGGTGTGTATCGAATCCAGGAACACGGGGTCGGCGAAGATGCGCCCAAGGTGGAGGTCGTCGTCTTCGAGAAGGATGCTGTG ACACGAATGGTAAGAAGAGTAGGTTGGACAAGAAGGGTGTTGCCTCCGGACTGCGAATTTTCCCCCAGTCTACAATGTTTTCCACCTCGGCTTATAATTCCTCCCTTACCGGCGAAACTGTTCGGtagtcgattaatacctgtcCCTAGAGGAGGCATCGAATTGCAAAAATATCACTATCCTAACGATTGGTGGCTCGAGGTGAAACCCACCGACTGCACCGAGCTACAAGAAACCAACGCGTAG